The Mesobacillus jeotgali genome window below encodes:
- a CDS encoding class I SAM-dependent methyltransferase, with protein sequence MDTFNWKVESEKQWDSMAATWNSRSRGMWESGSRKDIVPFIKEFVPAGSKVCDLGCGDGTGSAKLAEAGYVVTGIDVSEEMLERARLNPQSENCIFNKGDLSDSASPDNHFDAVMAINSIEWTKLPYESLKEMARILKPNGYVCIGILGPTAGPRKNSFRRLYGEDVICNTIMPWELEKLALENGWRKAGEFGVYKKAAEQLPHASLPIELQQSLSFMWVFMFQVLK encoded by the coding sequence ATGGATACATTTAATTGGAAAGTGGAATCTGAAAAGCAATGGGACAGTATGGCTGCAACTTGGAATTCCAGGAGCAGGGGAATGTGGGAATCCGGGAGCCGGAAGGATATAGTGCCATTCATTAAAGAGTTTGTTCCAGCTGGTTCCAAGGTTTGTGATTTAGGGTGCGGAGATGGGACCGGATCGGCAAAGTTGGCTGAAGCAGGCTATGTGGTCACCGGAATCGATGTATCGGAGGAGATGCTTGAGAGAGCCAGGCTGAACCCGCAAAGTGAGAACTGTATTTTTAATAAAGGGGACCTATCTGATAGTGCAAGCCCCGACAATCATTTTGATGCGGTTATGGCCATTAATTCGATTGAATGGACAAAGCTTCCGTATGAGTCTTTAAAAGAAATGGCCCGCATCCTCAAGCCAAATGGCTATGTCTGCATAGGCATCCTTGGTCCAACAGCAGGCCCAAGGAAAAATAGTTTCAGAAGACTGTATGGAGAAGATGTAATCTGTAACACGATCATGCCATGGGAGCTCGAAAAGCTGGCTCTTGAAAATGGTTGGAGAAAAGCAGGTGAATTCGGAGTTTATAAAAAAGCGGCAGAGCAGCTTCCTCACGCTTCATTGCCCATAGAGCTGCAGCAGTCACTATCATTTATGTGGGTTTTCATGTTCCAGGTTTTAAAATAA
- a CDS encoding DUF3892 domain-containing protein, giving the protein MEQELLVAIHKNNAGEIISFQTSSGRIISYRKALQEADTGTFSGVNINEGADGTASLVSADGSGFEQYPDIY; this is encoded by the coding sequence TTGGAACAGGAACTATTGGTTGCCATACATAAAAATAACGCTGGTGAAATCATCAGTTTCCAGACATCTAGCGGAAGGATTATTTCCTATCGCAAAGCTTTGCAGGAAGCTGACACAGGAACATTTTCAGGCGTGAATATCAATGAAGGTGCAGATGGAACTGCTTCTTTAGTTTCAGCAGATGGATCCGGCTTTGAGCAATATCCGGATATTTACTAA
- the mntR gene encoding transcriptional regulator MntR: protein MPTPSMEDYIEQIFILIEQKGYARVVDIAEALSVHPSSVTKMVQKLDKDQFVVYEKYRGLVLTPKGYKTGKRLVDRHELLEQLLKVIGVKEENIYNDVEGIEHHLSWDAIDRIGDLVQFFEEDQSRIQELRAIQKQNDEE from the coding sequence CCAACACCTAGTATGGAAGATTATATAGAACAAATATTCATTTTAATAGAACAAAAAGGATATGCCCGGGTAGTGGATATCGCGGAGGCATTATCTGTCCATCCCTCCTCAGTGACAAAAATGGTACAGAAGCTGGATAAAGACCAGTTCGTGGTTTACGAGAAATATCGGGGGCTAGTACTGACTCCCAAAGGATACAAAACAGGCAAAAGGCTGGTAGACCGCCATGAACTGCTTGAACAATTGCTGAAGGTGATCGGCGTAAAAGAGGAAAATATCTATAATGATGTTGAAGGAATTGAACACCATTTAAGCTGGGATGCAATCGACAGAATTGGTGACCTTGTCCAATTCTTTGAAGAAGATCAATCCCGTATCCAGGAATTAAGAGCAATCCAAAAACAAAATGACGAAGAATAA